Sequence from the Populus nigra chromosome 17, ddPopNigr1.1, whole genome shotgun sequence genome:
ACAAATTTACCTTTCCATAGATATTGGAAGCACAAGCTTTTAAAATGAGAACAGCAATATCTCATACAAAGTACAAGGAGCAGCAAAGCATTGGAAGTTTATAATCACCTTATGAAAAGTCCAAAACTGTGGCAGAAGGCGAAAACTTAATGAAGTGAAAGCACTATAATCAGGTAGCACTTACATATGGGTTTCAATGTTGCATCTAGGGCTGCTTCCCGGAGGATGAGAATAATTAGATGGATTCTATCTTCCTAAATCAATCTCCGCCTTCTAGGTGCACGAGAGTCCCCACTGTCCACATCAGAGACTCTCGAAGCATTATTTCTTCTTCTGGAAGAAGAAGTCGACAGGGAGACCGGAGAATCAATTTCCGCAGCAGTGTCCATTTGACTCTCCGAGTTTATAACAGCAGCAATACTTGAGAAAGAATCCCTATCATCAACAGGCTGGGGCTGCTCGTGATTCCTCCCTATGGTATGGGTTCGGAAATATGTTTCAACTAACCCTTCAGTTGAATTCAAAGGAGAAAATGCAGTGTGGGATGAAGATCTTTGAGAATGTGGGTGTGATCTTCGAGGTAGCAGCACATTTGCCCGACGAGCAGATCCTGTCTCTGTGCTGGCTGTGCCAGAATGTATTAAATCTACTATGTCATGAAGCCGACGTGCATGCCCTCCCACAGGGCTACTTGGGCTGGTCTGAGTTAAATCCACTATCTCATCAGGAGGTCCGCTAGGATTTTGCTCAGCTCGCATTCCCCTATATGTCATAATCCTATTCAGAAGGGATTGGGTCCTATCAGCAGCTCCACGGGAACCATTTGAGTCCTGTGGCAGAGACAAATCCTGAGCGAAATCAAGTCTACTTCCAAGTCGCCGAAGCATCTCCTCCACTGGGAAGCTGTAAAGATGCCTTGAAGCAGTTTGTCTCAAACTCTCAACCCGCCGTGCATGAGGCCTAATAGGGATCTCCAGATTCGTATCCTCTACTGGCTCGCGAGTGGTACATCCACGGCCGTAAATTGGGGTCACATTTTTCATGGTCACCTCTCCCTTACAAACTGGGCATTCTTTCGCATCTGAATGAACATGCAACCACTGGTAGAGGCATGGCCAACAAAACAAGTGACCACAGCAAGTAACAACAGGGTCTGTagccaaatccaaacaaatatTGCAATCAAAGAAGCTCCCATCAATGTCACTGGTCTTCTCAACATCATCCTTTTTCTCTGACACCTCATCTtccaaaaaaacattgttattttCGCACAATTTAGGTGCTTCATTTGTTCTTTCTTCAGCAGCAACACTTCCCTCACCAGCCTGTAATGTGCCCACATGGCCGGGATTAACCATCAGTTGATTCAGTTCCACCGAAAGGCTTTGACTTTGTAGTGGAAGTTGAAATTGTCTCCATCTCCTGTGTTGTCGAGCCCTAAATCTGACAGCTTCCCTAATTCTCACAATAGGGTCATCAACCCAATCATCCAAATTCACTGCATCATTAGGAGCTTCTAATTCTGATTCAGCCTCAGGACCAGGACCGAGATTCAAATCAAGATTCATAGTATCAGATGTCTCCTCATCCATCCCAAATTCAACAATTCCAgatcaaaaaccctaaaattaacaaaaacactaCAGAGTCAGATTAAAATATCAACTCTCTCACAAAATACGAACCAAGTTAACTATATCACCAATTCCACAAACCCAGATAAAAATCCCTCCCTTCACAGTACCAACAATCAAACCCACAAATTTCAAGAAGCATATCATAAAATCCACAATTCACCACAAATTACACAAACCCAGATAAGAAGTCCCATGAATTAATCAAAAACCCAAAACTAAAAacctcaaatttaaaaaaataatcccaatTTACTTGCACCAAGGAAACCCTAGTTAAAGGTCACCGAGACTGCAACTTTGAACTAATGGATTTTACATATCAaataggaaaaattaaaaaaaaacaaaatttcaaataatttaagctaaaacggagcaaattatgaagagaaatgtgaaaagaagaagattgaaaGACCTGATGATACTTAAACAGACGATCTTGATAAATTAGATAAAGATTCTTTCGAGACTCGGTGCTGAGTTAGCTCCGAGTAGACTCGACATACGTGATTGGGATCCCTCTTCTTGATTAGCAAAATCTCGTCTATACACCGAGAGAGAGGTGAGCGTGTGAGATGTGAATGAGTTGAAGTCTTTAACAGAGAGGGGGGGCAGAGGGATTGTATGTGATGATGTTTAGATGGAAATCGGGTGTAATCGGACGGTGGAGAGTAATGTGGGGCCAGCTAATCAACAAAATAAGGAATGTGGGTGGGGTAGCAGATGATCAGATGGAGTATGGATGCGGGATTGTTGGCAATGGGGAATTGAAAGGTAGAGATGGATGTTAAATGCGTTATTATGAAACCCGAGCCGGCGGATTGATCTCGGAATGGGCAATCTAGGGGTTTGATTgggttttaaattataaaaatttgaatttttaattggattaatcAAATCTGAatgacttttatatatatatatatatagtctttatatgcattgttttttttttttaatttgtgataactatatatatatatatatatatagctacaTCCACAtttattgtttcttaatttttcatgttcaaCAATTATACTacactttatatattttttatagcctatatccatattaatttttttgttataactatactatgttttttattttttattgtttatatttatatgtattgtttcaaaactttttcatgtgaaatattaaaatctcaaacataatttttaaaatttatttttttaaattgatccgGTCAATTTATAAAGCCTGGTTAACACtagattagatttaataactatgattaaaTGATGTCTTATTTATTAAAGAGGATAAATATGCTTTGCAAAGGGGAGATTGTGTGTGTAAATGTGAATTTCTTGTGGAATTTAGACACcgtttgatattgtgtttgtaactgcgtttcatcaaaatttgaaaaaatttttttgttaaaattaaatgcggtttgtactttttgaatcgttttgatgtgctgatgtcaaaaataatttttaaaaaataaaaaaaatcattgacatgcatttcagcatgaaaagcTATTTAAAAAGTATCCGTAACCACAATACCAACCTCGCTCttaaaggagagagaaaggatGCTCTAAGCGTGTGAATTTCGTGTGGAGTTTAGAGGGACTGATATTTGTGAGATTCATAAGTATTATTAATATAACCTACGGTAAAGTTGCGGCCACATCGCTGCATAGATGTCGTGACATTCGTTTGATTTATGAGTGATCTGACGGTCAAGATAACTGTGGGCACATTGCTGGGCCTACAACATGAATACGATGATAAAGAGTTTATTTGAAGGCGTggtataagttatttttaaaagtgttttttaattgaaaaaatattaaataatatatttttttattttataaaatttatttaaattgaggTCACATTTTTCATGGTCACCTCTCCCTTGCAAACTGGCATTCTTTCGCATCTGAATGAACATGCAACCACTGGTAGAGGCATGGCCGACAAACACAGTGACCACATCAAGTAACAACAGGGTCTGTagccaaatccaaacaaatatTGCAATCAAAGAAGCTCCCATCAATGCCACTGGTCTTCTCAACATCATCCTTCTTCTCTGACACCTCATCttccaaaaaaaacattgttattttCGCACAATTTAGGTGCTTCATTTGTTCTTTCTTCAGCAGCAACACTTCCCTCACCAGCCTGTAATGTGCCCAAATGGCCGGGATTAACCATCAGTTGATTCAGTTCCACCGAAAGGCTTTGACTTTGTAGTGGAAGTTGAGATTGTCTCCATCTCCTGCGTTGTCGAGCCCTAAATCTGACAGCTTCCCTAATTCTCACAATAGGGTCATCATCCCAATCATCCAAATTCACTGCATCATTAGGTCCTTCATTTGTTCTTTCTTCAGCAGCAACACTTCCCTCACCAGCCTGTAATTTGCCCACATGGCCAGGATTACCCATCAGTTGATTCAGTTCCACCGAAAGGCTTTGACTTTGTAGTGGAAGTTGAAATTGTCTCCATCTCCTGTGTTGTCGAGCCCTAAATCTGACAGCTTCCCTAATTCTCACAATAGGGTCATCAACCCAATCATCCAAATTCACTGCATCATTAGGAGCTTCTAATTCTGATTCAGCCTCAGGACCAGGACCGAGATTCAAATCAAGATTCATAGTATCAGATGTCTCCTTATCCATCCCAACTTCAACATTTCCAgatcaaaaaccctaaaattaacaaaaacactaCAGAGTCAGATTAAAATATCAACTCTCTCACAAAATACGAACCAAGTTAACTATATCACCAATTCCACAAACCCAGATAAAAATCCCTCCCTTCACAGTACCAACAATCAAACCCACAAATTTCAAGAAGCATATCATAAAATCCACAATTCACCACAAATTACAAAACCCAGATAAGAAGTCCCATGACTTAATCAAAAACCCAAAACTAAAAacctcaaatttaaaaaaataatcccaatTTACTTGCACCAAGGAAACCCTAGTTAAAG
This genomic interval carries:
- the LOC133677348 gene encoding uncharacterized protein LOC133677348, with the protein product MDEETSDTMNLDLNLGPGPEAESELEAPNDAVNLDDWVDDPIVRIREAVRFRARQHRRWRQFQLPLQSQSLSVELNQLMVNPGHVGTLQAGEGSVAAEERTNEAPKLCENNNVFLEDEVSEKKDDVEKTSDIDGSFFDCNICLDLATDPVVTCCGHLFCWPCLYQWLHVHSDAKECPVCKGEVTMKNVTPIYGRGCTTREPVEDTNLEIPIRPHARRVESLRQTASRHLYSFPVEEMLRRLGSRLDFAQDLSLPQDSNGSRGAADRTQSLLNRIMTYRGMRAEQNPSGPPDEIVDLTQTSPSSPVGGHARRLHDIVDLIHSGTASTETGSARRANVLLPRRSHPHSQRSSSHTAFSPLNSTEGLVETYFRTHTIGRNHEQPQPVDDRDSFSSIAAVINSESQMDTAAEIDSPVSLSTSSSRRRNNASRVSDVDSGDSRAPRRRRLI